The DNA window TGCGGTCATGCTGGACGCGACCCACGGTCCGGAACTGTGGAGCCCCTATTTCGTGCCGCCGCCGGCGCGGCCCTTTGCCGAGGAAGTCGGGCGCGATCCCGGGCGGCTTCGCATCTCCTTTACCGACAAGTCTCCTTATGGCGACACCATCGATCCCGAGATCGCGGCAGCGGTTCGGGAAACCGCGACCCTGCTGGCCGCGCTCGGCCATGATGTCGAGGAGCGCGCACCTGTGCTGGCGGCCGATCCGGGCGTGGTGATGGGGACCATCGTCAGCGCCAATGTTGCGCTGAATGTGCGGCAGGCCGAGCAGCGCTTCGGCCGCGCCATGACGGCCCGCGATTTCGAAATATTGACGCTGGGGAGCGCCCACATCGCAAAGGAAACGACCGCGACCGACTATGTCGCCGCACAGCTCAGCGCCTTCCAGATTTCGCGCGGCCTTGCGGCCTTCTTCGAGGCCTGCGACGTATTCCTGTGTCCGACGCTCTGCCTGCCGCCGCTGCGGATCGGCGAACTCAACTCGATGTCGGAGGATCTGTCGCATATCGCCCCAATGCTGCGCCGCTATATGCCGGCGACCGCCATGTTCAACATGTCGGGCCAACCCGCGATGTCCGTGCCACTAGCCTGGAACGCCGCCGGATTGCCGCTCGGCATGATGTTCGCCGCCCGTTTCGGCGACGAGGGCACCTTGTTCCGGCTGGCGGGCCAGCTTGAGCAAACGCGCCCCTGGAAAGACAAATTCCCGCCAGTTTGTGCGTAGATCGACAAAACTCAGCCTTATTCGAGAGCAAAGTATGGCATGGGACAGCCGCGGAACTCATTCCGCCGCTTATGGCGCAATATTCGGAGTCCAGATTTTGAGTCAGAGCGATCCCACCGATCATGCGCTGGCGGCCATCGCCAGCATCCTCGACCATCCGGAACCCCATCGCGAGCCCGAAAGGCCGGCGGTGGAGGACAGACCGCTCGCCCCCGAGCGGACCTCGGCGGATGGTTATCAGCGGGTCGGTCCCGGCCCCATGGCGGCGATCCGCTTCAAATGGACGGTCCGCCGCGAGGCCAATGGCGAGTATTACGTGGATGAGACCATCGGTGAGAATTCCACGCCGATCGTCAGCGGGCCGATGTCCGGGGATGCCGCGGTCAAATTCGCGGACGATTGCGAAAGCGCGGCGCGGCAGCGATTCGAACAGCTCAAAAGCGAAATGATCGGACCGGATCCGGCGATCGCGAATTTCGTCCGGAAGAACAGCGGCGAGATGTAGCTTTCCCCTCTTAGCGTCGCGAGCCCAACGACCGAAGGCACTGGAAAGCCCGATAGCCGCAACAAGCCCTTTTGCGAATACGATCCGCTGTTCTATATCGGCGGTGGTTCATATTGCGCGAAAGAAAGCCTGATGATTCGAATTCTCGCCTGCCTCGCCGCTGCATTTTTTCTTGTCTCGTCCCCGGCGCATTCCCAGCAAGCCTCCCGCCTTGACGAGATCATGAAACGCGGGACGTTGCGTGTCGGTCTGACCGGCGACTATTTGCCGTTCAGTTCATTCGACGCGGTCACCTCGAAATTCCGGGGTTTCGACGTCGACATGGCGGAAGCGCTGGGCAAGGCACTCGGCGTCAAGGTCGAGTACGTTCACACCGCGTGGCCGCAAATGACCAGGGATTTTGAGGCCGACAATTTCGACATCGCGATGGGCGGGGTTTCGATCACGCTCGATCGTCAGAAGAAGGGATTGTTCTCCTCGCCGATCATGCGCGAGGGCAAGACGCCGATCGCGCGTTGCACCGACAGGGGCAAATACCAAACCATCGCCGATATCGACAAACCGGGCACCCGCGTGATCGTCAATTCCGGCGGCACCAACGAACGATTTGCCCGGGCCAACGTCAAAAATGCCGAGATCAGGGTCTACAACGACAACGTCACGATCTTCGACGAGATCGCCAAGGGCGACGCCGATCTGATGATCACCGATGCATCCGAAACGCGATACCAGCAGAAGCTTCACGCCGGCGTGCTGTGCGCGGTGCATCCGGAAAAGCCGTTCGACTTCGCTGAAAAAGCCTACTGGCTGCAGCGCGATTTCGCCCTCAAGGCGTTCGTCGACCAGTGGTTGCACATCGCCGTCGAGGACGGCAGCTTCAAGAAGATCTATGCGGCCTGGTTTGAATAGATATCGCCGAATGACCGGCGTTTCCTGGAAATTGACCGCCGCTCCGGTCGTAAACTAGACTGGCCGGAACTAGACTGGCCGGCACGCGCATTGAACCAAAGCCGCTAATCCACGACTCATACCATGAAAGTGATGTAGGTCACGTTGCAGAAAACTGCCGAAGTGTAGGGTCGGGAACGGATTCCACCTACTCAGGAGGTGATCATGAAAACGCTGTTTGCCGTCGCCGCGTTTCTGTTGGCAAGCACGGCCGCCCAGGCTCAGTACACGTTCGAGTATGGCGGACGTACCATTCGCATCGATCCGGATCGTGGAACGGTTTCGATCCCCGGGGTCTACGACAACAGCGGACGGCGATCGAAGCGCTCGCATAGCGACCAGGACAGCGACCGTCAGCGCAAACAGGCGCCGCAACAGGCGAAGGGCGATCCGCAGGTGCCGGCCGCCAACGCACCGCCTGTCGACCAGGCTCCCGCTCCTGCGCCCGCAAACGCTCGACCCGAACCTTCCAACGCCACGGCGCACGTAGCGCCTGGGGATACCGCGGTCTCACCGCCGCCTGCGCCAAACGCGGCTGCACCGCAAGGTCAACAGGGCGCTGCGCCGGTCGCCACACCGGCGCCCGCGCCCGCGGTTGCAACCGCGCCGGTGGCGGCGCCGATCCAAAAGCAGCAGACCCCTGCCCCCGCCACCCCGGCAACCCAGGCGGCCGATACGCCGCTCGGCGTGTGGCTGACGGAAGAAAAAGAGGGCAAGGTCCGGATCGAGCAATGCGGTGCCAATCTCTGCGGGTATTCGGTGGACACGAAATCGAACCAGAACGGCGAACAGGTTCTGATCAACATGAAGCCAGGTAAGGAAACCGAATGGACCGGGCGAATTCTCGACCCGAATACCGGTAGCACCTATGATTCAACGATCGCGCTGAAAGGTTCGGACACGCTTCGGGTTCAGGGCTGCGCCTTCAGCGGCATGTTCTGCGGCGGCCAGACCTGGAGCCGGGTGAACTAGCAGCCATCGACAATAGCGGTTCATTGAAGGCCCCGTCTGCGGCGGGGCCTTTTGCTTGCGCGAATACGCGGCGCAT is part of the Bradyrhizobium erythrophlei genome and encodes:
- a CDS encoding DUF2147 domain-containing protein — its product is MKTLFAVAAFLLASTAAQAQYTFEYGGRTIRIDPDRGTVSIPGVYDNSGRRSKRSHSDQDSDRQRKQAPQQAKGDPQVPAANAPPVDQAPAPAPANARPEPSNATAHVAPGDTAVSPPPAPNAAAPQGQQGAAPVATPAPAPAVATAPVAAPIQKQQTPAPATPATQAADTPLGVWLTEEKEGKVRIEQCGANLCGYSVDTKSNQNGEQVLINMKPGKETEWTGRILDPNTGSTYDSTIALKGSDTLRVQGCAFSGMFCGGQTWSRVN
- a CDS encoding transporter substrate-binding domain-containing protein, which codes for MIRILACLAAAFFLVSSPAHSQQASRLDEIMKRGTLRVGLTGDYLPFSSFDAVTSKFRGFDVDMAEALGKALGVKVEYVHTAWPQMTRDFEADNFDIAMGGVSITLDRQKKGLFSSPIMREGKTPIARCTDRGKYQTIADIDKPGTRVIVNSGGTNERFARANVKNAEIRVYNDNVTIFDEIAKGDADLMITDASETRYQQKLHAGVLCAVHPEKPFDFAEKAYWLQRDFALKAFVDQWLHIAVEDGSFKKIYAAWFE
- a CDS encoding amidase, whose product is MAFREYGDYDAVGLAELVRKKQVSARELLDEAIARTAKVDPEINAVVVKHYDYAERQIDRGLPDGPFTGVPFLLKDLDILEGTVTTFGASVYKDNVADHSSTLAQRFLNTGVTIFGKSSSPEFGLLPTTESRLFGPTRNPWNLAHSSGGSSGGAGAVVASRILPLTHASDGGGSIRIPASASGVFGLKPSRARNPLGPDRGEGWSGFSCAHVVSISVRDSAVMLDATHGPELWSPYFVPPPARPFAEEVGRDPGRLRISFTDKSPYGDTIDPEIAAAVRETATLLAALGHDVEERAPVLAADPGVVMGTIVSANVALNVRQAEQRFGRAMTARDFEILTLGSAHIAKETTATDYVAAQLSAFQISRGLAAFFEACDVFLCPTLCLPPLRIGELNSMSEDLSHIAPMLRRYMPATAMFNMSGQPAMSVPLAWNAAGLPLGMMFAARFGDEGTLFRLAGQLEQTRPWKDKFPPVCA